A genomic stretch from Croceibacterium aestuarii includes:
- a CDS encoding alpha-ketoglutarate-dependent dioxygenase AlkB — translation MAQQCDLFGAPPPVPGLVFVEEAVGPALEAELERRVDACALAPFQFGQWQGKRLTANFGTAYDYQRGHPIPAPPLPAWLLDLRSRLAGLAGRAAEDFVQGLVIRYDPGAGIGWHRDRPQYGEVLGLSLTAPATLRLRRRTPTGGFERRAVELPRRSLYLLSGEVRDAWEHSIVPMDVTRRSITLRTMR, via the coding sequence ATGGCTCAGCAGTGCGATTTGTTCGGCGCGCCCCCGCCGGTCCCGGGGCTGGTCTTCGTCGAGGAGGCCGTCGGTCCCGCGCTCGAGGCCGAGCTGGAGCGCCGCGTCGACGCCTGCGCGCTCGCCCCGTTCCAGTTCGGGCAGTGGCAGGGCAAGCGGCTCACGGCGAACTTCGGCACCGCCTACGATTACCAGCGCGGCCACCCCATCCCGGCGCCGCCGCTGCCCGCCTGGCTGCTCGATCTGCGCAGCCGGCTCGCCGGCCTGGCCGGACGCGCGGCGGAGGATTTCGTCCAGGGCCTCGTCATCCGCTACGATCCCGGCGCCGGCATCGGCTGGCACCGCGACCGCCCGCAATACGGCGAGGTCCTCGGCCTCTCGCTCACCGCCCCCGCCACCCTGCGCCTGCGCCGCCGCACCCCCACCGGCGGCTTCGAGCGCCGCGCCGTCGAGCTGCCGCGCCGCAGCCTCTACCTGCTGAGCGGCGAGGTCCGCGACGCATGGGAGCACTCGATCGTGCCGATGGACGTGACGCGAAGGTCGATTACGCTGCGGACGATGCGGTAG
- a CDS encoding site-specific DNA-methyltransferase: protein MPTLDFKGKPFVYSHHLSVPYRELIIDKDKSLPAEKEEPSLDDNLIIHGDNLEALKALLPRYAGKVDVIYIDPPYNTGNEGWAYNDNVNSPQLKEWLGKVVDAEDMERHDKWLCMMWPRLQLLRELLAPDGVILVSMDETEISNLYLLMDEVFDRSNRFENLIWKKRYGGGPKEKFFVNLHEYLLVYAKDKRNITRIDRPLTPSKIERYYRWTDKQLPVRGPYRRQPLEAAKSLQKRENLRYPIEAPDSSKLWPNYQWLWEEDRYKSAKADDEIEILPSNGGWSVQYKQYLNDESGIQRTEKQQSILNANSDFIDGIYTQTGSSEIRSIFGGVDAFPYPKPSSLLTTILEAKFHPKDHASAVVLDSFAGSGTTAHAVLAANHADGGKRKFILIQLPEIIREDQPAYELGFRQVVDVTAERVRRVIGGVPNAKNDALREGLGGSFTYCKLGEPMDMERFFAEDGTAPEWDQVARYVAYTATGETLAPAEGPDGFAGHAGKYRLHLLYRPDAEWMRSNEAMLDLTTAERIAEAAKADGGKPVLIFAAGKLMGQRVLTGLGLTFCQLPYSVHRILGDGTEGVAGIDAA from the coding sequence ATGCCAACGCTCGATTTCAAGGGTAAGCCGTTTGTCTATTCGCACCACCTCTCGGTGCCCTACCGCGAACTGATCATCGACAAGGACAAAAGCTTGCCGGCCGAGAAGGAGGAGCCTTCGCTCGACGACAACCTGATCATCCACGGCGACAACCTGGAAGCGCTCAAGGCGCTGCTGCCCCGCTACGCTGGCAAGGTGGATGTGATCTACATCGACCCACCCTACAACACCGGCAACGAAGGCTGGGCCTATAACGACAACGTCAACTCGCCGCAGCTCAAGGAATGGCTCGGCAAAGTAGTCGACGCCGAGGATATGGAGCGGCACGACAAGTGGCTGTGTATGATGTGGCCACGATTGCAATTGCTACGAGAGTTGCTTGCGCCTGACGGAGTGATCCTGGTCAGTATGGACGAGACAGAGATCTCAAATCTATACTTATTGATGGATGAAGTTTTCGATCGCTCAAATCGATTTGAGAACTTGATTTGGAAAAAGCGTTACGGAGGCGGACCGAAGGAAAAATTCTTCGTGAATCTCCACGAGTATCTCTTGGTATACGCAAAAGACAAGCGGAATATTACACGAATTGATCGCCCTCTGACGCCTTCTAAGATAGAGCGATATTATCGCTGGACAGATAAGCAGTTGCCTGTCCGCGGCCCGTATCGTCGCCAGCCGTTGGAGGCGGCTAAGAGCTTGCAAAAAAGAGAGAATCTTCGATACCCAATAGAAGCCCCTGACTCTTCCAAGTTGTGGCCGAACTATCAGTGGCTGTGGGAAGAGGATCGGTATAAATCGGCGAAAGCAGATGATGAGATAGAAATACTACCATCGAACGGCGGTTGGTCGGTCCAATACAAACAGTATCTAAATGACGAAAGCGGGATTCAGAGAACCGAGAAACAGCAGAGTATTCTAAATGCTAACTCTGATTTTATTGACGGTATATATACACAGACAGGTTCGTCAGAGATACGATCTATCTTTGGAGGGGTGGACGCATTTCCGTACCCTAAACCATCATCATTGCTTACAACGATTCTAGAGGCGAAATTCCATCCTAAGGACCACGCAAGCGCTGTAGTCTTGGATTCATTTGCGGGCTCGGGAACAACCGCTCACGCGGTCCTTGCGGCAAATCACGCCGACGGCGGCAAACGCAAGTTCATCTTGATTCAGCTCCCTGAGATAATTCGTGAAGATCAGCCGGCATACGAGTTGGGCTTTCGGCAGGTTGTCGATGTAACCGCCGAACGCGTCCGTCGCGTGATCGGGGGTGTCCCGAACGCCAAGAACGACGCTTTGCGAGAAGGCCTCGGCGGTTCGTTCACCTACTGTAAGCTCGGCGAACCGATGGACATGGAGCGGTTCTTCGCCGAGGACGGCACCGCGCCCGAATGGGATCAAGTTGCGCGCTATGTCGCCTATACGGCTACCGGCGAAACGCTTGCGCCAGCCGAAGGGCCGGACGGGTTTGCGGGCCATGCCGGCAAATATCGTCTGCACCTGCTCTATCGTCCCGATGCGGAATGGATGCGCTCGAACGAGGCGATGCTCGATCTGACCACCGCCGAACGGATTGCTGAAGCAGCGAAGGCGGACGGCGGAAAGCCGGTACTGATATTCGCCGCGGGTAAGCTGATGGGGCAGCGAGTGCTGACCGGCCTAGGCCTCACATTCTGCCAGCTTCCCTATTCGGTCCATCGCATTCTGGGCGACGGAACCGAAGGCGTGGCAGGCATCGATGCGGCTTAA